The Virgibacillus sp. SK37 region GCAGTAAAAAATCTCATTCGCAATGAAAAACTTCATCAGCTGCAAAATGTGTTGCAAACCTCGCGTGAACAGGGAATGCATACACTGGAAATGGATCTGAAAAGGTTGGTACATGAAGGCCAAATTGCTTATGAAACTGCAGCTCCGTTCCTACCCGAGAGGAGTTACTAATAATGAATTATCAATATTCGGGTAAACGCCTTTCTGGCCAAAAGGTGAAAGGCCAAATCGATGCAGATACACGACAGGCCGCTCTTGCAAAATTGGAGCAGTCTGGGTTAATTATTTTACGCATAGAGGAAACAAAGCCATGGAATAAAGATATCATTCTTAATAAACGGATTAAAAATAAAGATTTTGTCATATTCTTACGGCAATATGCAACATTGATTCATGCAGGAATTTCTATCTCAGATGCTACAAAAACAATGATTATGCAGACAGGAAATTATGCATTGCGAACTGCTCTAACAGATATGGATAAGCAACTGGACCAGGGACAAGCATTATCCAAGGCAGTAGCACGGCATCCAAAAGTTTTTCCGAGTTTACTAGTTAATATGATTCATGCAGGGGAAGCAAGTGGGAAGCTGGATGATATTCTTAATCAGATGGCAGATTATTATGAGAAAGAATACCGAAATAAACAGAAGATCATTTCTGCGTTACTTTATCCAGCTGTGGTAGGAGTCGTTACATTAGTTTTAAGCATTTTTTTACTTGTGTTTATAGTACCCCAGTTTGTCACTATGTTTCGGTCATTTGGTGAAGAAATTCCAGCATATACAAAATTTGTTTTGTCATTAAGCGAATGGGCAGGACTGTTTTGGTGGATGGTTCCCGTCCTCGGTGTATTAGGATTTATTCTATATAAATACTTCATTCAGTATGATTCTTTTCGTTATCGGGTCGATGTTGGCAAGCTGAAGTTTCCATTTATCGGAGTGCTCGTCCATAAGGGAGCCCTGGTAAGAATGACGCAAACGCTAAGCACCTTAGTAAACAGCGCTGTACCTATCCTGGAAGCAGTGGAAATTACCGAGAAAGTTGTTGGTAACAGGGTAATTGAAGAAGTATTGGTGAAGGCTAGAGATTCCCTGGAAGTAGGGGAATCAATAACCGAACCGATGAAGAAACATTGGGCTTTCCCTGCACTTATCATTCAAATGATACAAATTGGAGAAAAAACAGGGACACTTGATCATATGCTAACAAAAGCTGCCGAATTTTATGAAGAAGAAGTGGAGCAGTTATCCAACCGGATTAAGACACTGATTGAACCATTGATGATTATTATTCTTACTGTCATTGTTGGTGGCATTATTACTGCTGTGGTTATTCCAATGTTTTCTTTATTTGAAAACATTCAATAAAATGGTAGATTTTAGTTAGATTGTATAATATAATATGACTAGGAATAAAGTAGGAAGGCGATGAGTGGTTACCTGTATATGGGCACTTTGGTAATCAGGAGCAAGTAGTGCAACCGGCCGACTTCATTTAATAGATACATATTAAAGAGAGGCGGGATTTTTATGCTTACACGCATGAAAAAAATGTTAAAAAAACAAAAAGGATTTACATTGGTGGAATTGCTGGCAGTTATTGCAATTTTGGCGATTATTGTGGCTATTGCGGTGCCTACGATAGGGAATGTGATTAGTAAATCTAAAGATGACGCAGATGAAGCTAACAAGGAATTAATAGAAAATGCTGCTAGATTGGCAGATGTAAATGGTGAGCTTGTTAACAATACAATTACTGTTAGTGAACTACACAGTAAGGGTTACTTAGAAGAAATACCAACGAACCCTAAAAATGAAGAGGAAGTTTATTCTGGAAGTGTAACTAAGGATACTGGGAAAATGACTTACGAGAGTGGATTTACCCCAAAAACTAAATAACATATCAAACGCCCCGGCACATCCCGTGCGCGGGGCGTTCTTCAATTACATAGGTTAATAGAATCATACAAGGAGCTTACATTATGCACCTAGCTATCTTATTCTCATTCTTTCTTTTCGGCCTCATCTTTGGCTCGTTTTTTAATGTTGTCGGATTACGCCTTCCAAAACAGATCCCCTTTGCCAATGACCGATCCATTTGTCCTCAGTGTAAGGAGCAGCTTAACTGGTATGAAAATATCCCCGTTGTTTCTTTTATTATACAGGTGGGCAAGTGTCGTCATTGCCAACAACCGATCTCTTTTATTTACCCGATTACCGAGGTGGTCACTGGAATAAGCTTTGCCGTGAGTTATGCTGTTTTTGGCTGGCAAATCGAGCTTGCCATTGCCTTATTGTTTGTGTCGATGCTCATGATTCTTTTTGTAGCAGATATTACTTATATGCTCATTCCGGATAAGGTACTGCTCTTTTTTTTACCTCTGTTTGTTATATTGAGAGTAGTAGAGCCGCTTGACACTTGGTGGTCCAGTATAGTTGGAGCAATTGTTGGTTTTGTGTTGCTTGCAGCAATCATATTGATTAGCCGTGGCGGCATGGGTGCTGGGGATATGAAGCTGTTTGGTCTACTCGGGATTGTGCTTGGAGTAAAAGGGGTACTGCTCGCGTTCTTTCTTTCCTGCATGATAGGTGCAATTATAGGTATTATCTTACTTGTGTCAGGAAAAATCGATCGCAAGCAGCCGATTCCTTTTGGCCCCTACATTGTAGCCGCAAGCCTAATCACATATTTTTACGGGGACAATCTACTAAACTGGTATGGTGCGATACTTTTATAGGCAGGTGATGGATACACAATGGGTTTATTAACAAATGATAGAGTCAATATTGTAATAACGAATTATCTTTTACGTTATGCCTACTATCGCATACCTGCGGCAGAAGGTCTTGTGAGCTATGGAGAAATCGAACTGCCGAAGGGAACGGTGAAAGAGGGTAAAGTCGAGAATAAATCGGTACTTGTGGAAATGATTAACAAACTGATTCATGAGAAGAAATGGCGAAAAAAGAAACTTTTCTTTTCTTTGCCGGATGATACAGTGGTGATCCGAAATATAGAGATACCTGCTTCATTAGCAAGGAATGAGGCAAAGGAATATGTGAAAACTCAACTGGGGAACAAAATATATCTTCCTTTTTCTAATCCTGCAATTGCTCTTGATTTTCTTGATGATGCCCCAGAAAACCAAGAATTTCAGCAAGTGTTGCTATATGCCTATCCACAAGATAAATTAACTGCTTTTGAAGAGGTGTTTGATAAAGCAGGATTTAAAGTGATTGGGGCGGACCTAACTTCCTTGTCGGTATACCGTTATTATTATCTGACAAGAGAAGAGTCATCAAGGCATGTGTTATTAGCGCATTGGAATCGGGACAGCTTAGGGATAACGATATTCCAAGAACATAAAGCAATCTTTACAAGGTATATAACAATTGATCCAATGCTATTTAGCGGGAATAAAGCAGATATTACCGTAATGTTGGATGATTATATTTTGGAAATCAACCGCATTATTGATTTTTATCGTTACTCCATCACGAAAGGAAATGAGCAGATTGAGCAAGTAGTACTTGCTGGGGACTTTCCATTATTGAAAGAAGCACAAAGCAAAATAGCTGATCAGGTAACAATTCCCATAGATCGTTTTGCGAAAGAAGAATTGCCCGTGAAATATGTGGATGTAATGGGGTTGGGGATGAAGTCGGATGGTTAAAGGGGATGACATATGAATACCGAAATAAACTTTCTTGAAAAGCAACCTTGGAAATATCAGAAACCTGCTTTCTTTGTCGTCCTTTTTTTACTCCTTCTGACGATTGCTGTCTCCATTTTATATATACAAAAAAATCGGCTTGGAGCTGAATTAACGGAAGAAAAAAATAAGATAGTACAATTGGAAGAAGAGTTGCTGGAAATCAATAAAACAACAGTAAATCAACAGCAATTAAACAACATAAAAGAAGAGGTAGAAAGCATTCGCATGGAAGAACTTCCTGTGGTCGCCTCTTATTATAAAAGCTTGGAAGGACTAAAGAATCCTGATCAGCTGGTAAGTTTTGAATATACGGAAGAAAATCAGCTAGTCATGGATGCAGTTTTTTCTACAGTGGAAGAGGCTGCAAATTATGTGGAAGAAGTTCAGAGTAGAAAGTATATTCTTCGTACAGAACTTACTACAATGACAAAGTTGGATAAGAATTATCAGGCAACGGTAACGATTACTATGGACGAGGGTATCCTGAGAGAGGAGCTTGGTGGGCATGTGGAAGGAATGGACTAAAACCCATACATATATCGCTTTGGGTATTGTTGCAGCAGTTATAATGATCTATATTATTTCGTTTTTCGCTCTTATCAAACCTGCTCAGGAGGAAGTGCAAACAGAAGCACAAAAAGTTTCCATGTATGAGAAACAATTGCAAAAGGCTGACTCACAAGCGAATAATAACAGTGAGTTAACCGAAGAGGAGAGGTCTCTTCATCTGCTTGTTCCACCTGCAAAGTCACCAGATGATGTACTGCGGAAACTCCAGCAAGCGGCAACAGCTGCAAAAGTGACTATTGAATATGTAGGAACAGAAGGCCAGGAACAGCTTGAAAATAAAGATGGGAATGAGCAGACGAATGGCCTCCCGCAGGAACGATATGTGGTCGATGTTTATGCCGAAAAATTAAATGACATTCATTATTTTCTTGACGAAATTCAAAAGAGTGAACGGTTGATTACAATTGATACATTGTCCATTCAACAAACTGCTGAGCAAGTGACGGCCAGCCTGCAAATAAAAACGTATGCTCAAAGATAGCCAGATTCTTGGCTATCTTTTATATTGGCAAGAAAATGATAAAGGTAGCACCTTTTGAGTGCTGTTTAAACAAGCTCCACATTGTGTGCTAATTACCTTCTCCACAGCTTCTCTTATTCTTTATCTATCGTGTTCTACATTGTTTTTTTTCTCATATAGATAAATAGGAAGGAGGAGAAGGTACATGCGTCATTATGTTGTATTGCGTTTATTACTTGCAGCTTTTCTGCTATATGTAGCCTGGCCGATTATTCCGCAAGAAACAGGATTTGTGGCCAAGCTTTTTTGGGGGGCTTGGTTAGCCTTTTTTATTTTGGTAGTTGGAGGGAACTTTGCTGCTCTTTTACAAATGGTATCCCCTCCTGTTATGGAACAGAAAGAGTTGAGAAGACGACAAGCCTCTAATCATTGAGTTTATCTATTTTCAACTGTATAATAAAATATACAGATAATATTAGTACAGTTGAAGGTTGGTGGTCCCATTGGCTACAAAACATGAACAAATCATTCAGCATATTTTGGCGTTGGAAGTAGGCCATAAAATATCTGTCAGGCAAATTGCCAAGGAACTGAATGTAAGTGATGGTACGGCATACCGTGCCATTAAAGAAGCGGAAAATCAAGGTATTGTATCAACAATTGAACGGGTCGGAACGATTCGTATTGAGACAAAAAAGAAAGAAAACTTTGAGCGGCTTACATTTGCGGAAGTAATTAATATTGTTGATGGACAGGTTCTCGGAGGCAGAGAAGGGCTTCATAAAACATTAAACAAGTTTATCATTGGTGCAATGCAGCTTGATGCCATGCTTCGTTACACGGAAGCAGATTCATTAGTCATTGTTGGAAATAGAATAAAAGCACAGGAACTGGCACTGGGGGAGGGTGCAGCTGTCTTGATTACAGGTGGGTTTGATACAGAGGATCATATTAAGCACTTGGCGGATGAAAAGCAACTGCCTATTATCTCTACCAGTTATGATACATTTACTGTTGCAGCAATGATCAATCGAGCCATTTATGATCAGCTTATTAAAAAAGAAATCGTCTATGTAGGCGATATATTTACTTCCTATGATGAATCTTTTTATCTGACTGCTAGAGATACGATTGCTGACTGGTATCGTCTGAACGATCAATCCGGCCATACTCGTTTTCCGGTCGTGGATGATAGAAAGCGAGTTATTGGAATGGTAACTTCAAAGGATATTGTAGGTAAGGCTAATGATGTGCCTATTGAAAAAGTGATGAGCAAGGATCCGCAGGTAGTACAAGCAAAAACATCGCTTGCTTCTGTATCTCACTTAATGGTTTGGGAAGGTATTGAGGTAGTACCAGTAGTTGACCAGGCTCATGAACTACAAGGGATTATTTCCAGACAGGATGTTTTGAAGGCATTACAGCAAATTCAAAAACAACCTCAGGTTGGAGAGACGATTAATGACATCGTTGCTCGTAATCTTACACATACAGAAGAAAGTGAAATAGTATTTGAAACAGAAGTCACTCCCCAAATGACGAACCAGCTCGGTACATTGTCAAATGGAGTGTTCACCACTTTAATTACAGAGGCAAGTAGCAGGCTGCTGCAGTACTATAAAAAAGGGGATTTAGTTGTTGAAAATCTATCCGTTTTTTTTATAAAACCAGTGCAAATTGATAGCAAAATAACAATTAAGCCTAAGTTACTGGAAGCGGGCCGTGTATATGCCAAATTGGATGTAGAGGTTTTAACAGGAAGAAAAGTAGTCGGCAAAGGACTAATTATGGCACAATTAATTGATAGATAAAAAAAGCCGGGACAAAAAATTTTTATACATTGAAAATCCGAACCGATTCTTATTACTAATGAATCAAGGCTCGGATTTCTTTTTGTAATTAGCGGGGGAAAATGCGCAGACTACTCGCGAGTTTTTTCTGTTTTTAATTATTGCAGGAGTTTGCACTTTTCTCACGGATTCAGACGCCTATATTCACTTCTGTAGTGCTTGACTTCCTTCATTCCTCTTACTAACTGCATCCCACCCAAGATAAGAAATAGGATGCCAATAAATAGGGAAATTCTTGTTTGATAAAAAACATATTGATTTATTCCAAAAAAGAAAACGAAACTACCAAGACATATTCGGGATTTTGCGTTAAAATAAGCTTGAGTTAATTTATCTTCACTTTTTAATATGGCGACTTTATAATATACATATAAAACAAGTGAAAGTACGATGATGATGGGAAATATAAACATATAACCTCTCCTACTATCTTTTTAATATCCTCATATATTGTAACTTTTTTTATCAGGATAGGAAAGAGAAAGCTTGCTTTGTTGCTGTAAATGGTAGTGATAGTTTTCAAAGTTGCAGAGTCAAGGAGAGTACTTAAGATGGGAGCAATAAAATGATTACACGACAAATTTTAGATGATATTAAAGCGTTTGATACTATTATTATTCACAGGCATGTACGTCCAGATCCGGATGCCCTTGGCTCTCAAGGAGCATTAAGGGAGCTGATTAAGGAGAATTTCCCTGAAAAGAAGGTCTATGTTGTTGGAGAAGAGGATCCATCTTTAACTTTTCTCATTCGAATGGATACAATTGATGATGAAGTTTATCACGATGCACTGGTTATCGTTTGTGATACTGCCAATGCCGCACGAATTTGTGATCAAAGATATGATTTAGGTAAGAAACTTATCAAGATTGACCACCATCCAAATGTGGATGAATATGGTGACTTAAGATGGGTAGATACACATGCGAGCTCAACAAGTGAGATGATTTACGAATTTTATCTTCAGTTGCAAGATCAATTGAAAATGAATGTGGAAACAGCAAGGCTTATTTATGCAGGGATTGTCGGTGATACAGGCAGATTTTTATTTCCGAGTACTACGACAAAGACATTTCATTATGCTGCTGAACTTGTAGCTTATGACTTTGACCGTACGGCTCTTTATGATGGTATTTACAGTATGAAGGAATCCATAGCAAGAATGCGTGGATATATATTGACGAATTATACACTGTCTCCAGAAGGAATGAGCACAGTTAAATTAACAAGGGATAAATTGAATGAATTTGGGGTCAGTCCTGTAGATACCGGTCAGCTGGTTGGTGTACTGGGAGAAGTGGAAGGTATAAAGGCGTGGGTCTTCTTTATTGAAGAAGAGGATCTCATACGGGTGCGCTTCCGTTCAAAAGGACCTATAGTAAATGATATTGCTGCGAAATATAATGGTGGGGGTCATCCGATGGCTGCAGGTGCATCTGTCCAAACATGGGAAGAAGCGGAAAAAGTTATCGAAGATCTACATATAGCATGTTCTAATTTTAAATAAAAAAATGTGCTGATTTCATGATGGAGGGTAGAAATCAGCACACTTTCTATGTGGCATGAAATATTTAGCTTGTTTTACTGTCAGGCATTGGGATAAACCAGCAGCCTGTTCTTGTATCATCACAATAAACATGAAGATGCTCCTTCTCAATTTCCCGTTTGATCAACCTAATCAGTTCCCCAGATTCAGCATAAGCGGTACGACCTTGTTTTAACTGTCTAAGTTTTTCATCTCGTAATCTTATCTCATTCATAATTAACATCCCAACCTCTCCTTTCACGTTCAATAGTATATGAATAAATTAGTTATTTGTCTCTACTTCTATTTTATTTCATTTTTTTGTGCTTTGCTATTCGTTTTCAAATATTTCATGAAACGTTCACATTAATCTGCCAGTTCTGCATGAAGCGTTAACTTTACTGTTTGGGAGATGATGGAAAGTTTCTCGACTTCAAATGAATAAGTAAATTCATCTACAGTATAATTTTTATTTTCGATGGAGGAAATTAAGAGAT contains the following coding sequences:
- a CDS encoding type II secretion system F family protein — translated: MNYQYSGKRLSGQKVKGQIDADTRQAALAKLEQSGLIILRIEETKPWNKDIILNKRIKNKDFVIFLRQYATLIHAGISISDATKTMIMQTGNYALRTALTDMDKQLDQGQALSKAVARHPKVFPSLLVNMIHAGEASGKLDDILNQMADYYEKEYRNKQKIISALLYPAVVGVVTLVLSIFLLVFIVPQFVTMFRSFGEEIPAYTKFVLSLSEWAGLFWWMVPVLGVLGFILYKYFIQYDSFRYRVDVGKLKFPFIGVLVHKGALVRMTQTLSTLVNSAVPILEAVEITEKVVGNRVIEEVLVKARDSLEVGESITEPMKKHWAFPALIIQMIQIGEKTGTLDHMLTKAAEFYEEEVEQLSNRIKTLIEPLMIIILTVIVGGIITAVVIPMFSLFENIQ
- a CDS encoding prepilin-type N-terminal cleavage/methylation domain-containing protein codes for the protein MLTRMKKMLKKQKGFTLVELLAVIAILAIIVAIAVPTIGNVISKSKDDADEANKELIENAARLADVNGELVNNTITVSELHSKGYLEEIPTNPKNEEEVYSGSVTKDTGKMTYESGFTPKTK
- a CDS encoding A24 family peptidase — its product is MHLAILFSFFLFGLIFGSFFNVVGLRLPKQIPFANDRSICPQCKEQLNWYENIPVVSFIIQVGKCRHCQQPISFIYPITEVVTGISFAVSYAVFGWQIELAIALLFVSMLMILFVADITYMLIPDKVLLFFLPLFVILRVVEPLDTWWSSIVGAIVGFVLLAAIILISRGGMGAGDMKLFGLLGIVLGVKGVLLAFFLSCMIGAIIGIILLVSGKIDRKQPIPFGPYIVAASLITYFYGDNLLNWYGAILL
- the pilM gene encoding type IV pilus biogenesis protein PilM; this encodes MGLLTNDRVNIVITNYLLRYAYYRIPAAEGLVSYGEIELPKGTVKEGKVENKSVLVEMINKLIHEKKWRKKKLFFSLPDDTVVIRNIEIPASLARNEAKEYVKTQLGNKIYLPFSNPAIALDFLDDAPENQEFQQVLLYAYPQDKLTAFEEVFDKAGFKVIGADLTSLSVYRYYYLTREESSRHVLLAHWNRDSLGITIFQEHKAIFTRYITIDPMLFSGNKADITVMLDDYILEINRIIDFYRYSITKGNEQIEQVVLAGDFPLLKEAQSKIADQVTIPIDRFAKEELPVKYVDVMGLGMKSDG
- a CDS encoding DRTGG domain-containing protein encodes the protein MATKHEQIIQHILALEVGHKISVRQIAKELNVSDGTAYRAIKEAENQGIVSTIERVGTIRIETKKKENFERLTFAEVINIVDGQVLGGREGLHKTLNKFIIGAMQLDAMLRYTEADSLVIVGNRIKAQELALGEGAAVLITGGFDTEDHIKHLADEKQLPIISTSYDTFTVAAMINRAIYDQLIKKEIVYVGDIFTSYDESFYLTARDTIADWYRLNDQSGHTRFPVVDDRKRVIGMVTSKDIVGKANDVPIEKVMSKDPQVVQAKTSLASVSHLMVWEGIEVVPVVDQAHELQGIISRQDVLKALQQIQKQPQVGETINDIVARNLTHTEESEIVFETEVTPQMTNQLGTLSNGVFTTLITEASSRLLQYYKKGDLVVENLSVFFIKPVQIDSKITIKPKLLEAGRVYAKLDVEVLTGRKVVGKGLIMAQLIDR
- a CDS encoding YtpI family protein translates to MFIFPIIIVLSLVLYVYYKVAILKSEDKLTQAYFNAKSRICLGSFVFFFGINQYVFYQTRISLFIGILFLILGGMQLVRGMKEVKHYRSEYRRLNP
- a CDS encoding bifunctional oligoribonuclease/PAP phosphatase NrnA yields the protein MITRQILDDIKAFDTIIIHRHVRPDPDALGSQGALRELIKENFPEKKVYVVGEEDPSLTFLIRMDTIDDEVYHDALVIVCDTANAARICDQRYDLGKKLIKIDHHPNVDEYGDLRWVDTHASSTSEMIYEFYLQLQDQLKMNVETARLIYAGIVGDTGRFLFPSTTTKTFHYAAELVAYDFDRTALYDGIYSMKESIARMRGYILTNYTLSPEGMSTVKLTRDKLNEFGVSPVDTGQLVGVLGEVEGIKAWVFFIEEEDLIRVRFRSKGPIVNDIAAKYNGGGHPMAAGASVQTWEEAEKVIEDLHIACSNFK